One Phaseolus vulgaris cultivar G19833 chromosome 4, P. vulgaris v2.0, whole genome shotgun sequence DNA window includes the following coding sequences:
- the LOC137837537 gene encoding isoflavone 7-O-glucosyltransferase 1-like, whose amino-acid sequence MKDTIVLYPNIGRGHLVSMVELGKLILSHHPSLSITILILTPSPNATVTLACNSNAQYIAAVSATIPAITFHSVPLAHLPLDTPSLPPHLISLELSRHSTQNVALALQSLAKVSNLKALVMDFLNFSNPKTLTENLNTDIPTFFYFTSAAFSLVVLFHFGTTLPKQVQEQTFQLNFPGLPALSIDDLPNESRDPLSHSSQIFSQIQESMKGSSGIIINTCEAMEEKAIAALNNDRTMPPLFCVGPVISEPYGEEDKGCLSWLESQPSQSVVLLCFGSMGRFSTKQLMEIAIGLEQSEQRFLWVVRTELEGSDSVEEKPSLNELLPEGFLERTKEKGYVVRDWAPQMEILSHHSVGGFVTHCGWNSVLEAVSEGVPMVAWPLYAEQKLNRVLMVQEMKVALAVKEEKDGFVSRTELGERVRELMESETGKDIRQRVFKMKLSAAEALVEGGTSRVALDKLAKLWKSSCFTI is encoded by the coding sequence ATGAAGGATACCATTGTTCTGTACCCTAACATAGGTAGGGGACACCTAGTCTCCATGGTGGAGCTCGGCAAGCTCATTCTCTCCCACCACCCTTCGCTTTCCATCACCATCCTCATCCTCACCCCATCCCCCAACGCCACTGTCACTCTAGCCTGCAACTCCAACGCCCAATACATCGCCGCCGTCTCCGCCACCATCCCTGCCATCACCTTCCACAGCGTCCCCCTCGCCCATCTCCCCCTCGACACCCCTTCCCTCCCCCCTCACCTCATCTCCCTCGAACTCTCCCGCCACAGCACCCAAAACGTTGCCCTTGCACTGCAATCCCTCGCCAAAGTATCCAACCTCAAAGCCCTAGTCATGGACTTCTTAAACTTCAGCAACCCCAAAACCCTCACTGAAAATCTAAACACAGACATCCCCACTTTCTTCTACTTCACTTCCGCAGCCTTCAGCCTCGTTGTGCTCTTTCATTTCGGCACCACTCTCCCAAAACAGGTACAAGAACAAACGTTTCAACTTAATTTCCCAGGGTTACCTGCACTCTCCATCGATGATCTTCCGAACGAATCCCGCGACCCTTTGAGCCACAGTAGTCAGATTTTCAGTCAGATACAGGAATCCATGAAGGGTAGTTCTGGGATTATAATAAACACGTGCGAAGCGATGGAAGAGAAAGCCATTGCGGCGTTGAACAATGATAGGACCATGCCACCGCTTTTTTGTGTTGGTCCCGTGATTTCTGAACCATACGGGGAAGAAGACAAAGGGTGTCTGAGTTGGCTCGAGTCACAACCAAGTCAGAGCGTCGTGTTGCTGTGTTTCGGAAGCATGGGGAGGTTCTCGACGAAGCAGTTGATGGAGATAGCAATTGGGTTGGAGCAGAGCGAGCAAAGGTTCTTGTGGGTCGTGAGGACCGAATTGGAAGGCAGTGACTCGGTGGAGGAGAAACCGAGTCTGAACGAGTTGTTGCCAGAAGGATTTTTGGAAAGGACGAAGGAGAAGGGGTATGTGGTGCGGGACTGGGCCCCACAGATGGAGATTCTGAGTCACCACTCGGTGGGGGGGTTCGTGACTCACTGCGGGTGGAACTCGGTGCTGGAAGCCGTGTCCGAAGGGGTGCCAATGGTGGCGTGGCCACTGTACGCGGAGCAGAAGCTGAATAGGGTGTTAATGGTGCAGGAAATGAAGGTGGCTTTGGCAGTGAAAGAGGAGAAAGATGGGTTTGTGAGTAGGACCGAGTTGGGGGAGCGAGTGAGGGAACTCATGGAATCGGAAACAGGGAAAGATATTCGTCAGAGGGTTTTCAAGATGAAACTAAGTGCTGCGGAAGCATTGGTTGAAGGTGGAACTTCACGTGTTGCGTTGGATAAGTTGGCTAAGTTATGGAAATCGAGTTGTTTCACTATTTAA